One Streptomyces sp. B21-105 genomic region harbors:
- a CDS encoding MFS transporter produces METRSPRRWWILVVLCLSTLVLTIDSMALTVAVPSMTEDIGASAQDTQWILDSYILVFAGLLLTSGSLGDRFGRRRVMLIGLTLFGAASLAATFCTDPGEVIAVRTAMGVGGALIMPSTLSILITVFDEEERGRAMAAWGSVSMLGLVGSPVLGGVLIDHFSWHSIFLINVPVVVLAVVAAVTLMPESRAPWQKPDPLGAVLSAVGMTALVWWIIELPLHGAFGGRSTLSLAVAVLGLAGFVVWEHVTPSPMVPLVLFKHRDFSGGSLSLALVQIGNGGLLLVLTQYLQFVLGYSPVRAGLAFLPFALAALAGNGAGMHLAGRIGNRFVVLAGMVVMAASFALLATVGADSGFTVPAVALGLLGLGAGLAMPAAVAALMGTIPADQAGVGSALNDTVQQAGTALGIAILGSLLTSGFAAGMPADAPEAARQSIGGALAAADGDRTLVRAAREAFTASMTTTFTISAIGVLAAAVLAALVMRGTPRQPVAETRAEEPQPVA; encoded by the coding sequence ATGGAAACCCGTAGTCCCCGCCGCTGGTGGATCCTGGTCGTGCTGTGCCTGAGCACGCTGGTCCTGACGATCGACAGCATGGCGCTGACCGTCGCGGTGCCCTCGATGACCGAGGACATCGGTGCGAGCGCCCAGGACACCCAGTGGATCCTCGACTCCTACATCCTGGTCTTCGCCGGCCTGCTGTTGACCTCGGGAAGCCTCGGTGACCGTTTCGGCCGCCGGCGGGTGATGCTGATCGGCCTGACGCTGTTCGGGGCGGCCTCACTGGCCGCCACGTTCTGCACCGACCCCGGCGAGGTGATCGCCGTACGCACCGCGATGGGCGTCGGCGGGGCGCTGATCATGCCGTCCACGCTGTCCATCCTCATCACCGTCTTCGACGAGGAGGAGCGCGGCAGGGCGATGGCGGCGTGGGGCTCGGTGTCCATGCTGGGCCTGGTGGGCAGCCCGGTCCTGGGCGGCGTCCTCATCGACCACTTCTCCTGGCACTCGATCTTCCTGATCAACGTCCCGGTCGTCGTGCTCGCCGTCGTCGCCGCCGTGACCCTGATGCCGGAGTCCAGGGCGCCCTGGCAGAAGCCCGACCCGCTCGGCGCGGTGCTCTCCGCGGTCGGCATGACCGCCCTCGTCTGGTGGATCATCGAGCTTCCGCTGCACGGCGCGTTCGGCGGGCGCTCTACCCTCAGCCTCGCGGTCGCCGTCCTCGGCCTGGCCGGGTTCGTGGTCTGGGAGCACGTCACCCCCTCGCCGATGGTCCCGCTGGTCCTCTTCAAGCACCGCGACTTCAGCGGCGGTTCGCTCTCGCTGGCCCTGGTGCAGATCGGCAACGGCGGTCTGCTGCTGGTCCTCACCCAGTACCTGCAGTTCGTCCTCGGCTACTCCCCCGTCCGCGCCGGTCTCGCCTTCCTGCCGTTCGCCCTCGCGGCGCTGGCGGGCAACGGGGCGGGCATGCACCTGGCCGGGAGGATCGGCAACCGGTTCGTCGTCCTGGCCGGGATGGTCGTGATGGCCGCCTCCTTCGCGCTCCTCGCCACGGTCGGCGCGGACTCCGGCTTCACCGTCCCCGCCGTGGCCCTGGGACTGCTCGGACTCGGCGCCGGACTCGCGATGCCCGCCGCCGTCGCCGCGCTGATGGGCACCATCCCGGCGGACCAGGCGGGTGTCGGCTCGGCCCTGAACGACACCGTCCAGCAGGCCGGCACCGCACTCGGCATCGCGATCCTCGGCTCCCTGCTGACCAGCGGCTTCGCCGCCGGTATGCCGGCCGACGCCCCCGAGGCGGCCCGGCAGTCGATCGGCGGGGCGCTGGCGGCGGCCGACGGCGACCGCACTCTGGTCCGGGCGGCCCGGGAGGCCTTCACCGCCTCGATGACGACGACCTTCACGATCAGTGCGATCGGTGTCCTGGCGGCGGCCGTCCTGGCGGCCCTGGTCATGCGCGGCACCCCGCGGCAGCCGGTCGCCGAGACGCGCGCGGAGGAACCGCAGCCGGTCGCCTGA
- a CDS encoding sirohydrochlorin chelatase yields MSQPRLVHLDGRRRPGPPALVVVAHGSRDPRALSTVRALLDVIRAERPGLAVHLGHIELNEPLLTDTLAGLDACGTTDAVLVPLLLARGYHVRRDIPETAARARVRTRVAAPLGPHPLLAETLHARLTEAGWRPAATERERRSSAVVLAAAGSRDPDAATDTRRTARLLAERLGVPVVPAYASTAVPTVATAVRALAARGRDRVAVASCFTAPGRFATEAAQAAPWIAAAPLGVHPLMASLLLHRYDRALAADGRIDAA; encoded by the coding sequence ATGAGCCAGCCACGTCTCGTCCACCTCGACGGCCGCCGGCGGCCCGGCCCGCCCGCGCTGGTCGTCGTCGCCCACGGCAGCCGTGACCCGCGCGCCCTGAGCACCGTCCGCGCGCTCCTGGACGTCATCCGCGCCGAGCGCCCCGGCCTGGCGGTCCACCTTGGGCACATCGAGCTGAACGAGCCCCTGCTCACGGACACCCTGGCCGGTCTGGACGCCTGCGGCACGACGGACGCCGTCCTCGTCCCGCTGCTCCTCGCTCGCGGCTACCACGTCAGGCGCGACATCCCCGAGACGGCGGCGCGGGCCCGGGTACGCACGCGCGTGGCCGCACCGCTGGGACCGCACCCGCTGTTGGCGGAGACCCTGCACGCGCGCCTGACCGAGGCCGGTTGGCGCCCGGCGGCGACCGAGCGGGAGCGCCGGTCGAGCGCGGTGGTGCTGGCGGCGGCCGGCTCCCGCGACCCCGACGCGGCGACCGACACGCGCCGCACGGCACGGCTGCTCGCCGAACGGCTGGGCGTGCCGGTGGTCCCCGCCTACGCGTCTACGGCGGTCCCGACGGTGGCGACGGCAGTGCGGGCGCTTGCGGCGCGAGGGCGCGACCGGGTCGCGGTGGCCTCCTGCTTCACGGCCCCCGGCCGCTTCGCGACGGAGGCGGCGCAGGCGGCCCCGTGGATCGCCGCGGCCCCGCTGGGCGTCCACCCCCTGATGGCGAGCCTCCTGCTGCACCGCTACGACCGCGCCCTGGCGGCGGACGGCCGGATCGACGCCGCCTGA
- a CDS encoding enoyl-CoA hydratase-related protein, with amino-acid sequence MDNLKLERAGGVVTVRLHRPHVLNALNAALLAELLDVLRPLDEDDSVGCVVVTGSERAFAAGADIREMAGKSAVEMAREDYFSAWEDFADLRTPRIAAVNGVALGGGCELAMMCDLVIAGESAVFGQPEIKLGVIPGIGGTQRLTRLVGRAKAMDLVLTGRTMDALEAERAGLVSRVVPDDRVLPEAWEAAAAVASYGGAAVRAARECVDRALETGLRDGIRYERRVFHALFATEDQKEGMAAFLEKRRPRFTGR; translated from the coding sequence ATGGACAACCTGAAACTGGAACGCGCGGGCGGGGTCGTGACGGTCCGTCTGCACCGACCGCACGTCCTCAACGCGCTGAACGCCGCGCTGCTGGCCGAACTCCTGGACGTCCTACGCCCGTTGGACGAAGACGACTCCGTCGGATGCGTCGTCGTCACCGGTTCCGAGCGGGCCTTCGCGGCCGGCGCCGACATCAGGGAGATGGCGGGGAAGTCGGCCGTGGAGATGGCGCGCGAGGACTACTTCTCCGCCTGGGAGGACTTCGCGGACCTGCGCACCCCGCGGATCGCCGCGGTGAACGGCGTCGCCCTCGGCGGCGGCTGCGAACTGGCGATGATGTGCGACCTGGTGATCGCGGGGGAGTCGGCGGTCTTCGGACAGCCGGAGATCAAACTGGGGGTGATCCCGGGCATCGGCGGCACCCAGCGCCTGACCCGTCTGGTGGGCCGCGCCAAGGCGATGGACCTGGTCCTCACCGGCCGCACGATGGACGCCCTCGAGGCGGAACGCGCGGGGTTGGTCTCCCGGGTGGTCCCCGACGACCGGGTGCTGCCCGAGGCGTGGGAGGCGGCGGCGGCCGTCGCGTCGTACGGGGGCGCGGCGGTGCGGGCGGCCCGCGAGTGCGTGGACCGGGCCCTGGAGACCGGTCTGCGGGACGGCATCCGCTACGAACGCCGCGTCTTCCACGCCTTGTTCGCGACGGAGGACCAGAAGGAGGGGATGGCCGCGTTCCTGGAGAAGCGCCGGCCGCGCTTCACCGGACGCTGA
- a CDS encoding TetR/AcrR family transcriptional regulator gives MAAETKNPRPVPSVWARGRREPDQPALSRDAIVREAVAMLDADGIEALSMRKLGARLNAGATSLYRHVATKDELMELAVDEVAAEIHVPSAEGLGGLHGPDWRAAVAGAAGSFRATALRHPWLASVLGQAGLAYLGPNLMAFSERLAALFTAAGFAEPGRVIEPVLSYVIGVSTTEAAWLTTVARSGESEADFVARLMPAAQQAAAPYAHLAAEYAASAAESADPVALRESKFAYGLDVVLDGLALRLPE, from the coding sequence GTGGCCGCCGAGACGAAGAACCCCCGCCCCGTCCCCTCCGTGTGGGCCCGCGGGCGCCGCGAGCCCGACCAGCCCGCGCTCAGCCGGGACGCGATCGTCCGGGAGGCCGTCGCCATGCTGGACGCCGACGGCATCGAGGCGCTGAGCATGCGCAAGCTGGGCGCCCGGCTGAACGCGGGCGCGACCTCCCTCTACCGGCACGTCGCCACCAAGGACGAGCTGATGGAGCTGGCCGTGGACGAGGTCGCCGCCGAGATCCACGTCCCGTCGGCCGAGGGGCTCGGCGGGCTCCACGGCCCCGACTGGCGCGCCGCCGTCGCCGGGGCCGCGGGCTCCTTCCGCGCGACCGCGCTGCGGCACCCCTGGCTCGCCTCGGTCCTCGGCCAGGCGGGCCTCGCCTACCTCGGCCCCAACCTGATGGCCTTCTCCGAACGGCTGGCCGCGCTGTTCACGGCCGCCGGGTTCGCCGAACCGGGGCGCGTCATCGAGCCCGTGCTGAGCTACGTGATCGGCGTGAGCACCACCGAGGCGGCCTGGCTCACCACGGTCGCCCGTTCCGGCGAGAGCGAGGCGGACTTCGTCGCCCGCCTGATGCCCGCGGCCCAGCAGGCCGCCGCCCCCTACGCCCACCTGGCCGCCGAGTACGCCGCGAGCGCCGCCGAGTCGGCCGACCCGGTGGCACTGCGCGAGAGCAAGTTCGCCTACGGCCTGGACGTCGTGCTGGACGGCCTGGCCCTGCGCCTGCCGGAGTAG
- a CDS encoding amino acid adenylation domain-containing protein — MPLRHLAPRDQDLFWRYGRGPAVDVPDPLVHRAVERHAAVTPHAVAGEHRGATLTYGELDRYADALAARLVLHEGVRPGDHVGLFVRRSLPMLVGMLGILKAGAAYVPQDVGLAPPAQLAHVVRAAGTRVVLTQRAHAARIPHGPRVLALDEPLPRARAPRPRIDPDAGCYVLFTSGTTGCPNGVKVTHRNVANLLRTEPGGLGIRPGDRVAQLLNIAFDMAAWEILGCLTHGATLVVRDKDIAAAARTATVLVATPTVLAGIDPAACPRVRTVAVAGEPCPRPLADAWAARAAFHNCCGPTETTIVNTMSRHTPAAPLLTIGRPTPNNTVYILDADLRALPIGEVGEMWAGGDCVSAGYLGNDELNAERYAPDPFLGRGRRMFRTRDLGRWTADGELEHLGRTDDQVKVRGFRVELDSVSSVLEGVPGCARAVTLRRDARSLVSFVCPADVDPEAARRAVADALPYYCVPEDVMPMTSLPETDRGKIDKAALLELVRERTAVPAR; from the coding sequence ATGCCTCTGCGCCATCTCGCCCCCCGTGACCAGGATCTTTTCTGGCGCTACGGCCGCGGCCCCGCCGTCGACGTCCCGGACCCGCTGGTCCACCGCGCCGTCGAGCGGCACGCCGCCGTCACCCCGCACGCCGTCGCCGGCGAACACCGGGGCGCGACCCTCACCTACGGCGAACTCGACCGGTACGCCGACGCCCTCGCCGCCCGGCTGGTGCTCCACGAAGGCGTCCGCCCCGGCGACCACGTCGGCCTCTTCGTCCGCCGCTCGCTGCCGATGCTCGTCGGCATGCTCGGCATCCTGAAGGCCGGCGCGGCCTACGTCCCCCAGGACGTCGGCCTCGCACCCCCCGCCCAGCTCGCCCACGTCGTCCGGGCCGCAGGCACCCGCGTCGTGCTCACCCAGCGCGCGCACGCCGCCCGGATCCCGCACGGCCCACGCGTCCTCGCTCTCGACGAACCCCTTCCGCGCGCCCGCGCGCCCCGCCCCCGCATCGACCCCGACGCCGGCTGTTACGTCCTGTTCACCTCCGGCACCACCGGCTGTCCCAACGGCGTGAAGGTCACCCACCGCAACGTCGCCAACCTCCTGCGCACCGAACCCGGCGGCCTCGGCATCCGCCCGGGCGACCGGGTGGCCCAACTCCTCAACATCGCCTTCGACATGGCCGCCTGGGAGATCCTCGGCTGCCTCACCCACGGCGCCACCCTCGTCGTCCGCGACAAGGACATCGCGGCGGCCGCCCGCACCGCCACCGTCCTCGTCGCCACCCCGACGGTGCTCGCGGGCATCGACCCGGCGGCCTGCCCCCGGGTGCGCACGGTGGCCGTCGCCGGCGAGCCCTGCCCCCGCCCGCTCGCCGACGCCTGGGCGGCCCGGGCGGCCTTCCACAACTGCTGCGGCCCCACCGAGACGACCATCGTGAACACGATGAGCCGCCACACCCCGGCCGCCCCGCTGCTCACCATCGGCCGTCCCACCCCGAACAACACCGTGTACATCCTCGACGCCGACCTCCGCGCTCTGCCCATCGGCGAGGTCGGCGAGATGTGGGCCGGCGGCGACTGCGTCTCGGCCGGCTACCTCGGCAACGACGAGCTGAACGCCGAGCGCTACGCCCCCGACCCCTTCCTCGGCAGGGGACGCCGGATGTTCCGCACCCGGGACCTCGGCCGCTGGACCGCCGACGGCGAACTCGAACATCTCGGCCGTACCGACGACCAGGTCAAGGTGCGCGGGTTCCGCGTCGAGCTGGACTCCGTGTCGTCGGTCCTCGAGGGCGTTCCGGGCTGCGCCCGCGCGGTGACCCTTCGGCGCGACGCCCGCAGCCTGGTCTCCTTCGTCTGCCCGGCCGACGTGGATCCCGAAGCGGCCCGCCGCGCGGTGGCGGACGCGCTGCCGTACTACTGCGTGCCCGAAGACGTCATGCCCATGACTTCACTGCCGGAGACCGATCGCGGAAAGATCGACAAGGCGGCGCTGCTGGAACTGGTCCGGGAGCGGACGGCGGTGCCCGCCCGATGA
- a CDS encoding DUF6215 domain-containing protein, with the protein MTEEVAAAEKGPNAWAQAIAALVVVGALGGALYVIQQNDAKAAAEAADKPATCRVDDEDEKAGQAAKAAKRVSGTQLCTALNRTDLPTLLGTPTEHARTAYGSDGSVETGGKKIPSPEGTVQLDTYTVKLSRSYDDFPIAGMQDLLNEAQTKTVAGHPAVLYSSPTIAIQFDLGGGKSQSAPGGIARTLVVAPDVKDNGGSYELSIWRQDNARPDDTALLRIAQQVLPTIPGWTTAR; encoded by the coding sequence ATGACCGAGGAAGTCGCCGCGGCCGAGAAGGGCCCGAACGCGTGGGCTCAGGCCATCGCGGCGCTGGTGGTGGTCGGGGCGCTGGGGGGCGCGCTGTACGTCATCCAGCAGAACGACGCGAAGGCCGCCGCGGAGGCCGCCGACAAGCCGGCCACGTGCAGGGTCGACGACGAGGACGAGAAGGCCGGCCAGGCCGCGAAGGCGGCGAAGCGCGTGTCCGGGACGCAGTTGTGCACGGCGCTCAACCGCACGGACCTGCCGACGCTCCTCGGCACGCCGACGGAACACGCGCGGACCGCCTACGGCAGTGACGGCTCGGTCGAGACGGGCGGGAAGAAGATCCCGTCCCCCGAGGGGACCGTCCAACTGGACACCTACACGGTGAAGTTGTCGCGGTCCTACGACGACTTCCCGATCGCCGGGATGCAGGACCTGCTGAACGAGGCGCAGACGAAGACGGTCGCGGGCCACCCGGCGGTGCTCTACTCGAGCCCGACGATCGCCATCCAATTCGACCTGGGCGGCGGCAAGTCGCAGTCCGCACCCGGCGGCATCGCCCGCACCCTGGTCGTCGCCCCGGACGTCAAGGACAACGGCGGCTCCTACGAGCTTTCCATCTGGCGCCAGGACAACGCGCGTCCGGACGACACGGCGCTGTTGCGCATCGCCCAGCAGGTCCTACCCACGATCCCGGGCTGGACCACCGCCCGCTGA
- a CDS encoding M4 family metallopeptidase: MSRIRQHVRGSRLATTGIAVTTAALLAAALSPAAGAVDRPTRATALDNAAEVLVDRAAALGLTAGQATSVRDVVVDKNGAQHVRYDRTYRQLPVLGGDFVVHLAPDGSYRSADRATGAAISLPTITPTLSAPKAADVAVNALRAANLGDRLKQVKAKPRLVVDALHGAPRLAWQTNAVGLDSLGNPVARTVLTDARTGAQIDAWDSLETATGDGKSLYGGTVALQTTQSGSTYQLKDPTRGNTFTGDAENKTDLCFFGICFSRAPATLFTDADNHWGTGASSDRSTAAVDAQYGTDVTWDYYKNVHGRNGIGNDGKGSYNRVHYGNNYANAFWDDSCFCMTYGDGNATQLGPLVGLDVAGHEMSHGVTSKSANLTYSGESGGLNEATSDIFGSLVEFYANNSSDAGDYLIGEKIVRSGFGRDALRYMDKPSKDGSSADYWSSSVGNLDVHYSSGVANHFAYLLAEGSGTKTINGVTYNSPTSNGSTVTGIGRDKLGAIWYRALTVYMTSSTKYAGARTATLNAARDLYGAGSTEYNAVAAAWSAVNVN, from the coding sequence ATGAGTCGGATACGGCAGCACGTCCGAGGTTCCCGTCTCGCCACCACCGGCATCGCCGTCACCACGGCCGCACTCCTTGCCGCCGCACTCTCCCCGGCCGCCGGCGCGGTCGACAGACCGACCCGCGCCACCGCCCTCGACAACGCGGCGGAAGTCCTCGTCGACCGCGCCGCGGCGCTGGGCCTCACCGCCGGGCAGGCCACGTCCGTCCGTGACGTGGTCGTCGACAAGAACGGCGCCCAGCACGTCCGCTACGACCGCACCTACCGGCAACTGCCCGTGCTCGGCGGTGACTTCGTGGTCCACCTGGCCCCCGACGGCTCGTACCGCAGCGCGGACCGCGCGACCGGGGCGGCGATCTCGCTGCCGACCATCACCCCCACGCTCTCCGCCCCCAAGGCCGCCGACGTCGCCGTGAACGCCCTGCGCGCGGCCAACCTCGGCGACCGCCTCAAGCAGGTGAAGGCCAAGCCGCGGCTGGTCGTCGACGCCCTGCACGGCGCGCCGAGACTGGCCTGGCAGACCAACGCCGTCGGGCTGGACTCGCTCGGCAACCCGGTCGCCCGCACCGTGCTGACCGACGCGCGCACCGGCGCCCAGATCGACGCCTGGGACTCCCTGGAGACGGCGACCGGCGACGGCAAGTCCCTGTACGGCGGCACCGTCGCGCTTCAGACGACCCAGTCGGGATCGACGTACCAGCTCAAGGACCCGACGCGCGGAAACACGTTCACCGGCGACGCGGAGAACAAGACCGACCTGTGCTTCTTCGGCATCTGCTTCAGCCGGGCGCCCGCCACGCTGTTCACGGACGCCGACAACCACTGGGGGACGGGAGCCTCCTCGGACCGGTCGACGGCCGCCGTGGACGCCCAGTACGGCACCGACGTGACCTGGGACTACTACAAGAACGTGCACGGCCGCAACGGCATCGGCAACGACGGCAAGGGCTCCTACAACCGCGTCCACTACGGCAACAACTACGCCAACGCGTTCTGGGACGACAGCTGCTTCTGCATGACGTACGGCGACGGCAACGCCACTCAGCTCGGCCCGCTGGTGGGGCTGGACGTGGCAGGCCACGAGATGTCCCACGGCGTGACGTCGAAGTCGGCGAACCTGACCTACTCGGGCGAGTCCGGCGGCCTGAACGAGGCGACCTCCGACATCTTCGGCTCGCTGGTGGAGTTCTACGCGAACAACTCCTCCGACGCCGGCGACTACCTCATCGGCGAGAAGATAGTCCGCTCCGGGTTCGGCCGGGACGCCCTGCGCTACATGGACAAGCCGAGCAAGGACGGCAGTTCGGCGGACTACTGGAGCAGTTCGGTCGGCAACCTCGACGTGCACTACTCCTCGGGCGTCGCCAACCACTTCGCCTACCTTCTCGCGGAGGGCAGCGGCACGAAGACGATCAACGGCGTCACCTACAACTCCCCGACGTCCAACGGCTCGACGGTCACCGGCATCGGCCGCGACAAGCTGGGCGCCATCTGGTACCGGGCCCTGACCGTCTATATGACGTCCTCCACCAAGTACGCGGGCGCGCGGACGGCGACCCTGAACGCCGCCCGTGACCTCTACGGCGCCGGCAGCACGGAGTACAACGCGGTGGCGGCGGCCTGGAGCGCCGTAAACGTGAACTGA
- a CDS encoding SanA/YdcF family protein, which translates to MNIRRPRLPRTRAGRRRLVQAVMAGCVLALLPSTWLYVSTSDRIGTTAQAPRREVAVVFGAGLWDGEPSPYLAHRLDAAAKLYRAGRIEVVLVTGDNSRKDYDEPDAMRAYLTRHGVPDRRIVSDYAGFDTWDSCVRAKKIFGVDRAVLISQDFHIRRAVALCEAAGVDSYGVGVAAKHDVTWYYGGAREVLAAGKAALDAGFEPDPRFLGPKEQGVTRASAAAR; encoded by the coding sequence ATGAACATCCGTCGACCGCGGCTGCCGCGCACCCGCGCCGGGCGGCGCCGGCTGGTGCAGGCCGTGATGGCCGGATGCGTGCTGGCGCTGCTGCCGTCCACCTGGCTGTACGTGTCCACGTCCGACCGGATCGGCACGACGGCACAGGCGCCGCGCCGCGAGGTCGCCGTGGTGTTCGGAGCGGGGCTGTGGGACGGCGAGCCGTCGCCGTACCTCGCGCACCGGCTGGACGCGGCGGCGAAGCTGTACCGGGCGGGCCGGATCGAGGTCGTCCTCGTCACCGGGGACAACAGCCGCAAGGACTACGACGAGCCCGACGCGATGCGCGCCTACCTGACGCGACACGGCGTGCCGGACCGACGGATCGTCAGCGACTACGCCGGGTTCGACACCTGGGACTCGTGTGTGCGCGCCAAGAAGATCTTCGGCGTCGACCGGGCCGTGCTGATCAGCCAGGACTTCCACATCCGGCGGGCGGTCGCGCTGTGCGAGGCGGCCGGCGTCGACTCCTACGGCGTCGGCGTCGCCGCCAAGCACGACGTCACCTGGTACTACGGGGGCGCCCGGGAGGTGCTGGCGGCCGGCAAGGCGGCCCTGGACGCGGGGTTCGAGCCGGATCCGCGGTTCCTCGGGCCGAAGGAGCAGGGGGTGACCCGGGCGTCGGCGGCGGCCAGGTGA
- a CDS encoding molybdopterin oxidoreductase family protein: protein MLTASTPTHCPYCALQCGMALSPLPTGGVEVVERADFPVNRGALCGKGRTAAAVLAPGVRLTSPLVRSGGSLVPASWDEALDRIAGELDRVRTAHGADALGVFGGGGLTNEKAYALGKFARVVLGTSQIDYNGRFCMSSAAAAGMKAFGLDRGLPFPLEDIPRTGCVILVGSNLAETMPPVLRFFSELRENGGTLIVIDPRRTRTAEQADLHLAPRPGTDLALALGLLHLIVAEGRVDEEYVRERTVGWEDTRAAAMAHWPEYVERITGVSVPQLRETVRLFCEPEAAMVLTARGPEQQSKGTDTVSAWINLCLATGRAGRPLSGYGCLTGQGNGQGGREHGQKADQLPGYRKLDDPAARRHVAEVWGVDPDSLPGPGRSAYELLDALGSDVRSLLLMGSNPVVSAPRAAHIEDRLKSLDFLAVCDVVLSETAALADVVLPVAQWAEETGTTTSLEGRVLLRRQAVTAPEGVRSDLSVLHELAARLGVEKGFPVEPEEVFEELRRASAGGIADYSGISYERLAEEDGVFWPCPAGQDDRPAPGTPRLFLDRFATEDGRARFTPVSHRPSAEEPDDDYPVLLTTGRVVSQYQSGAQTRRVAELNAAAPGPFVELHPRLAARLGAAEGDALAVVSRRGRAVAPARITTGIRPDTVFMPFHWPGAGRANTLTNPALDPTSRMPEFKVCAVRVELAGPSA from the coding sequence ATGCTGACCGCCTCGACGCCGACCCACTGCCCGTACTGCGCCCTGCAGTGCGGGATGGCCCTGTCGCCTCTGCCCACGGGGGGCGTCGAGGTGGTCGAGCGCGCCGACTTCCCGGTGAACCGGGGAGCGCTGTGCGGCAAGGGGCGCACGGCGGCGGCGGTGCTGGCCCCGGGCGTCCGGCTGACCTCGCCGCTCGTACGGTCCGGCGGCTCGCTCGTGCCCGCCTCCTGGGACGAGGCGCTGGACCGGATCGCCGGGGAGCTGGACCGGGTGCGGACCGCGCACGGGGCCGACGCGCTCGGCGTGTTCGGCGGCGGCGGGCTCACCAACGAGAAGGCGTACGCACTCGGCAAGTTCGCCCGGGTGGTGCTCGGCACCTCGCAGATCGACTACAACGGCCGGTTCTGCATGTCGTCCGCGGCGGCGGCCGGTATGAAGGCGTTCGGACTCGACCGGGGGCTGCCCTTCCCCTTGGAGGACATCCCGCGCACGGGCTGTGTGATCCTGGTCGGCTCCAACCTCGCCGAGACCATGCCTCCCGTCCTGCGGTTCTTCAGTGAACTGCGGGAGAACGGCGGCACGCTGATCGTCATCGATCCGCGCCGCACCAGGACCGCCGAGCAGGCCGACCTGCACCTCGCGCCCCGGCCGGGGACGGATCTCGCGCTGGCGCTCGGCCTGCTGCACCTGATCGTCGCCGAGGGGCGGGTCGACGAGGAGTACGTGCGCGAGCGCACCGTCGGCTGGGAGGACACCCGGGCGGCCGCCATGGCCCACTGGCCGGAGTACGTGGAACGGATCACGGGGGTGTCCGTTCCACAACTCCGGGAAACAGTGCGACTGTTCTGCGAGCCCGAGGCGGCGATGGTGCTCACCGCGCGCGGACCCGAGCAGCAGTCCAAGGGCACCGACACGGTCAGCGCGTGGATCAACCTGTGCCTGGCGACGGGCCGGGCGGGACGGCCGCTCAGCGGCTACGGCTGCCTCACCGGGCAGGGCAACGGCCAGGGCGGGCGCGAGCACGGCCAGAAGGCCGACCAACTGCCCGGCTACCGCAAGCTGGACGACCCGGCGGCCCGACGGCACGTGGCCGAGGTGTGGGGCGTGGACCCCGACTCGCTGCCCGGCCCCGGTCGCAGCGCGTACGAGCTGCTGGACGCGCTGGGGTCCGACGTACGGTCGCTGCTGCTGATGGGGTCGAACCCGGTGGTGTCCGCGCCGCGCGCCGCGCACATCGAGGATCGCCTGAAGTCCCTCGACTTCCTCGCCGTCTGCGACGTCGTCCTCTCCGAGACGGCGGCCCTCGCCGACGTCGTCCTGCCCGTCGCCCAGTGGGCGGAGGAGACGGGGACGACGACCAGCCTGGAGGGCAGGGTGCTGCTGCGCCGGCAGGCGGTCACCGCCCCGGAGGGCGTGCGCAGCGACCTTTCGGTGCTGCACGAGCTGGCGGCGCGGCTGGGCGTCGAGAAGGGCTTCCCCGTCGAGCCCGAGGAGGTCTTCGAGGAGCTGCGGCGGGCCAGCGCGGGCGGGATCGCCGACTACTCCGGGATCAGCTACGAGCGGCTGGCGGAGGAGGACGGAGTGTTCTGGCCCTGCCCGGCCGGCCAGGACGACCGCCCGGCGCCCGGCACGCCCCGACTGTTCCTCGACCGGTTCGCCACCGAGGACGGCCGGGCCCGGTTCACGCCCGTCTCGCACCGGCCGAGCGCGGAGGAACCGGACGACGACTACCCCGTGCTGCTCACCACCGGGCGAGTGGTCTCGCAGTACCAGTCCGGCGCCCAGACCCGGCGCGTCGCCGAGCTGAACGCCGCCGCGCCCGGCCCGTTCGTGGAGCTGCACCCCCGTCTGGCGGCGCGGCTCGGGGCAGCCGAGGGCGATGCGCTGGCGGTCGTGTCCCGGCGGGGACGGGCGGTGGCGCCGGCCCGGATCACCACGGGCATCCGCCCGGACACCGTTTTCATGCCGTTCCACTGGCCGGGCGCGGGCCGGGCCAACACCCTGACCAACCCGGCCCTGGACCCGACCTCGCGAATGCCGGAGTTCAAGGTGTGCGCGGTCCGGGTGGAACTCGCGGGACCGTCCGCCTAG